The Perognathus longimembris pacificus isolate PPM17 chromosome 3, ASM2315922v1, whole genome shotgun sequence nucleotide sequence ttgtttttgatcggtcggtcatggggcttgaactctgggcctgggtgctgtccctgagctcttgagctcaaggctagtgctctatcagttgagccacagaaccacttctggttttctggttcagtggagataagagtctcatggactttcctgcctgggctggctttgaaccaccatcctcagctctcagcctcctgagtagctagaatgacaggcatgagctaccagcacccaactatcTGTTCTGTTTTGAAAAACGTACTAAATAACTTGCTGACGCCTCTTGCTTGAGCATACTGGGCTCTATCCTAGGTACTGAAAATAAACCAATCAATCtgcaaattaatttaattaaaagattCCCCCAGTTGtagctccctcctccccactccctccaccCAGCCCAGATTCACCTGCTCCAGGCAGGCAGGTCTCACCTGATTGTGGTGATCTGGCCCAAGTTGAGCTCATAGTTGTTGACTTGGGCAATGAAGATGGCAGCCAGGGCCTCATAGAGGGCAGTGCCGTCCATGTTGACGGTGGCTCCCACAGGCAGCACAAACCTGGTGATGCGACGGTCCACACCCAGGCATTCCTCCAAGCAACGGAAGGTGATGGGCAGAGTGGCAgagctgtgggaggagggggaagaagagaaagggaaggggaaagagaaaagaaagagaggagaggggggaggaacagggggagagggtggggaggacAGAGAGCAGCATTGATAGCATGGAGAGAGCCAGGTAGGAATTGGGGCCAGAGGAAAAGAGTAAGCAGAAGGCCTCATCACCCACTTAAACTCAAGAGCTTAAGGGCAATAGTGTCAAGCCACTACAATCCAGTCCTGGACTTCCAACCTCCCATGCCTGAGGCAAACAGCAGTATAATGggctggcacctgtggctcatgcctgtcatccctgctactcaggaggctgagacctgaggatggcagttcaaagccagcctggatcagGAAAGTCCTgtcagactctatctccaatgaaccaccaaaaaagctggaagtggatctgtggctcgagTGGACCCAGAAGAGTGGGCAGGGCCAGGTCCTACCTGGAGGAGGTGCCCATGGCAGTGATGAGTGCCTGCAGCAAGCCCCCGATGAAGGGGAAGGGGTTCCGGTGGGTGACAAGGAAGTAGATGAGGGGCAAGACGCCACCGGCGTGGAGGAACAGGCCCACAATAACAGTCAGCGTGTACATGCCCAGCTGACCTCCAAGGACGGCCATGTCTTCCATTTCCAGAATCTTCCCAGCGATCAGGAACAGGATGCCCACAGGTGCATACCTGGGGGAGCCGCACTCCTGTTAGGGATTGGCCTGCAGGACTCAGCTTCATCACCCTATTCCGCACCCTGTATCCCAGAGACTTTGTtctccgcccaccccacccccaagctctCCAACACACTCACAAACAGCACTGGTGTCACAGCTCAGATCTAATGTTCCCTAAAGCCCGTTGGACCCGTTGCAATAGAGTTCAGAGAAGAGGCCTTTGGGAGGTGATGGAATGCTGAGGGCCCTGACCCACACTCAGGGATTAACCCACAGAGGAACTTACAGCAGGATGAACCCCTGGGAGGCACGGACACTGCCAGAAATAGAGCCCAATTAAATGGAGTGGGTCACTttgggaggagggtggggtgaGAAGACCTTGTAGGGTATACCTTGTCCCCAGGGCCTGCCTTCTACATGTGTGTCTATATCACCACAAGGAACAATTTATATGCACTTTAGCAAAAGTGAATGttcatccaggcaccagtggttcacacctgtaatcccagctacttaggagcctgagatctgaggatcatggttcaaaaccagcctgagcattaaaatacatgagactcctgtctccaattacccaccatcAAGCCCAAGATGTggcgttgtggttcaaatggcagagcacctgaggtcaagccccaggaatggcacaagacacacacacacacacacacacacacacacacacacacacacacacacacgacctgccagtggctcacatctgtaatcccagctactcaggaggctgagatctgaggatcacggttcaaagccagcctgggcagaaaagtccatgagactcttatctccagtgatgCAGCAAAgagcctaaagtggagctgtggctcaagtagtacagtgcctgtctagcaagtaagaggccctgagttcagaccccagtactgtcaagaaAAACTAAGTAGGCCAGAGCATGTCAGAATGAACATAGAAGTGAAGGAATGATCTGGACAATACACACAAGGCTAAATGaacaccctttgtccctctactTCTgtggagaaagggtgaacaaatgtagcagtgatattcactagaccctaagttgaaaatcaactatacagagctgggcactggtggctcacacctgtaatcccagctacttggtaactaaggatggcagttcaaagctagccaggcaggaaagtctgtgagattcttatctccaatgaaccatcaaaaaaaaggggggggggctgggaatatggcctagtggcaagagtgcttgcctcctacacatgaagctctcggttcgattccccagcaccacatatatggaaaacggccagaagaggcgctgtggctcaggtggcagagtgctagccttgagcgggaagaagccagggatggtgctcaggccctgagtccaaggcccaggactggccaaaaaaaaaaaaaaaaaaccagaagtggtgttaaggctcaaagtggtagagagctagcctcaagtgaaaaagctcagggacagtggccaggccctgagttcaagccccaaaactgaccaaaaaaaaaaaaaaacaaaaaactatacaaCTTCAGGGTGagaacaagagggaaaaactgggggagagTGAGCAAAGGGGTAAccttgtccaaaaggaaatgtacgcTTTGACTTATGAaatcgtaacccctctgtacatcacctttataataaaattatttttatttaaagagtAAATGAACAAGGCAAGCACCagttgttcacacctgtagtcctagctactcaggaggctgagatctgaggactgcaattcaaagccaacccgttcaggaaagtctgtgagactcttgtatccaattatccaccagaaaaccagaagtggcgttgtggttcaaagtggtagagtgctaggcttgataggaaaaaaagctcagggacagtgcccagcccctgagttcatggcccatgactgacaaaataaaacaaaacaaagattacaTGAACAAACAGATGAATGAAAGACTatacaactgataaaaaaaaaatttttcagaaaagaatgaatgaatgagtgaatgaatgagctgGTAAGTAAATTAACCAGTAGGTAAAGAAATGACTTTGGCTAACTATCCACAAGGACCTCTTCAGCATCTTCCACGCATCCTGACTGGCCCAGTCCCTCCCAGCTCTACCATTCACACACATCCTGACTGGCCCAGTCCCTCCCAGCTCTACCATTCACCCCCAGGTGCCATCAGCACCCACTCAGGCACAGCCTGCCACTCACCAGATAATGATGCCCACCAGTCTCATAATTGCCTCATTGAGGCTGTCGAAGAAGTCCCTGAGGACACGGCCCTTGTGTTTCATGCCCCCGATGACCAGCCCAAAGGCCACTGAGAAGACCACCAGCCCCAGGGCATTGATGCCATTGGCAGAGCCGGGCACCGGCACGGTCTCCTCGAAGCTCAGCATCTCCTGAAGGGTGCCCAGGGCGCGAGTCACATTCTCCATGATGCTGCTCTCGTTGTCCACCAAAGACAAGGGAGTGGCTGAGGCCCCTGGCTCCGACCCGTTCTCAGTTCTCACAACCATCCTGGTGACTACTCTGGTGctatactgagtcttgaactggAATGCAGAAAGGTAGAGCCCAAATTTATCACAGTGGCCACAACAGGGAACCCCCGGCTCTCACAGCCCCCCTCTCCCTTCATCATGGATGGTCAAAAGTCCCAGGGCCACCAGCTCAGCCTCCAGCCTCCTCTGATCCCAGATCCAGGCAACCCTTGGCATCTCCTTGACCTTGGAGCGGGTAGAAATCGCCTTTTTTCTCCCAGTGTCTCCCAAGaacctttgctctctctcttctcccctcccaacCTCTCACCTGgagccaccccctccccaacacactaaccaccccccccccccagctccaacTCCTCCTGGACCAGAGCATGCTCTTCCTCCTGACCTGTTTGAAGCAGGCCTCCACAAGGTTGGGTGGAAACATATTTCTGCAGAAAAATAATGAGGGAAGGAAAGCGCTTAGACCTTggaagggagctgtggctggagctgtgactccacaTCATCTCAGTAATAATGCCGGCATCCATCCATGTAGGCCAGACCTGTCCTCCATCATCTGATTTGAACACTACAATAGCCCTACCACATAGGTGCATTCATGTCCCATTTTTACATGGGAAGAAACAGGTGCTCAGAGAATGTCTGTCTATTACCCAGAGCCATCCAGCTAGTGGAGGTGACCTTGGCTACGTCTGACTGTGACTGGTCACCTCAAAACTGTCTGCTGAAATTCCATGAGTATGGTGGAGGTGTTAGGAGACACAGCCATGAAGTGATGAGGACTTTGCTGTCATCGATGGATTCACCCACTCATGACTGTGAGAAAAGCAAGCTCTCTCTGGCCTCATGGTGaggacttcccagcctccagaaccatgagcTAAAGATCCTTCTAGTCTTCGCAACCTTCCCAGACTCAAGCATTGTGTGACAGCCATGGAAAACAGACTAGGACAAACATCAAATCCAGCGCTGAGTGAGGACCTCTGTCGGAGCCCTGCACAGTTTCAGAGCTTCAATTCAGACACACAAGCCCACACACCAACAACACCTCAAAAATCAAACATCATTCCCCAACCCTTCCAATAGCCCAGTTCTTGGCCAAGCTGGTGACTAGAATAGAAATATGAATCACCTTTTTTCTGTACTGAGCAATCGCAGGCCCACCAACAGAGCTGGCCTGGGGACACCAAGCCCAGCTGAAGAGTGAAGGGATCACAGTCTCTTGGGGGAAAGACAACGGGGAGTCTCCACTCACAGGCTGGGTTCCCCCTTCCCCCTGTGTCCCTGGTTGAATGTCCCTgattccaccaccaccaccacccccagaggTAGGCAGAGCGTCACCTGACCAAATCCATGAAAGCGTCGGCTGTGGGGACGGTCTCGATGCGGCCCTCCCGGTGCAGCCCCTCCTTGGAACCCTTGCCAGGATGGATGATGGTGACCATGAGGATGCCAATGAAGACCGCGATGACTGTGGTCACCATGTAGTACACAGCAGCCCGCATCCCCATCCGCCCTGTGGCCTTATTGTCTAAAGACGCCATACCTGAAAGACAAATCTTGAGCAACAATGCTaaccttttcctttttcatttcttttattttcttttgttttcattcttttttcaggtagagtctcatTATTCTTGTCAacctgaactgtgatccccaatgtcatgcctcctgcatagctgggatggaAGGTGTGACTTACCATGCCCAACCTTTGTGCATTGATATGGGGgaaggtctcacaaacttttttcttttcccacacTGGCTCTATCTCCCACATAGATAGCATTATGGTCATTGGCCACCATATCTGCCTCACCCAATTTATCCCAAACATGCCTCCAACCAACTACACTACTTTCCCTCTACTCCAAACCAAACTCTTGATCTCAATTTTGCACCATAGTCTCACCTTCATTAAACTCTTCATCCCACTCTCCACCTCAGacctttcctccctccaaccCACCTCACTATACACTCATTCAGTGGATATTTTTGGCACTCTACCTGAACACCCGTGACCAGCCTTGTGTACTTGTCCTTCAGTTGCTATGAGTGCCAGCTGCTAAAAACTCAGGCTGCCTCCTCCTGATAATTATTGCCCTGAGCACAACAGGCACTGCTTCATCAGAAAGGCTCCCCAAAACAGCCTACAGCCGATCGTTCACTGGTATGGGGTCCAAAAGCTAATTCCTCCCAGGCaccttgtagctcatgcctgtgacatgcctgtaatcctagctattcagaaggctgagatgtgaggatggcagttggaagCTGGCAAgtgctggaaagtccatgagagtcttacctacaaataagcaacaaaaagccagaaatggaactgtggttcaaatggtagagtgcttgcctcgagcaataaagctccaggccctgagttcaaaccccaggactggcttgtAAAGGGCAAACTCCTTTGATGCAGGTGTAAACAATCTCCCAATGCTGTTCCTGCTCCAGAGCCTCTCCAGGCAATGAGGCAATGAGAGAGTCTGGTATTCTTCTGAACCCATATCCCTCACCAAATCCTACTTCTGTCACCCTCTCATAGGTTCCTCCATCAAACATCCTGTCAGCCTCTGCTTTCTAGGAAACCCAACCCAAGGAACCACTCTTGATCTTTTATTTCTGTTGTCAAAACCAGAAACTAGCCAACTGTTAATAAAAAGCCAAATCTGGCCCACTTCTTGTTTTTATAAAGATTTCTAAAGAGTGTTCATATGCTCTCCTGTTACCTACGGCTGCTTTTGTGCTACAAGAAACAGCAGTGATTGAATCGCTGCTACAGAGATCAGAGGGTCCTCAGAACTGAAAATTCTTGCTATTTAGCCTTCTAGAGAAAATGCTTATAGACTACTGCATAATCTAGCCATCATCCCAGCTCACCCCACCCCCGGTTCTCCATCCTGGAATCTCCACCTCACTCACCACCTCTTCATCCCACCACCAACCCCATATTACAACTAGCTTTCCTGACTGGCTCTCCCTTCCcaatctttctttcccctttggaTAAAACTGGGCCTGTGCAGGCTGGCATATTTGCCTCTAAGGAGACATACAGGAAAGTTACTGAGGCAAGTGAGGTATATGTACCATGATCACCAAGACTTGAATTTGAAGGAAACATAGGCTCAGGCCAAGGACAGGGAGGGCTAAGGTGTGAAGGGGACCCATGGTTGGACTGTAGATAAGTCTTGGATGCCAACACTGGCCCATATTCACTCACCTGTGACCAGACTGGAGACGATGAGAGGCAGGACCAGCATCTGCAGCATCCTCATCAGAAGCTCTCCAGGAAAGGAGAAGTATTTGATTTGGCGATAAGTGAGCTGGTATGGACGCAGGGCGAATGCCAGGCTGACTCCTACAGCCAGAGGAAGGGATGCATGGAGTAGAGAGTGGGTAACTAGGCCCAACTTGGTTCCATCCATCCAAAGAATGGCGCATGTGAGGACGGGCAGTTGAAGAAATGTTCTctaagtgtgtgcatgtgtgtgtgcatggggggggcagggggaggacatGCACTGGTAAAATGCATACACTGTGGAGAGTATAGATATGttgggagcctgtggctcatgctataatcctagctactcaggaaagctgagatctgtggatctcagttcaaagccagaccagagaaagaaagtttgtgagattcttatctccagttaatcatcaaaaaaagccagaaatgaaactgtggttccagtggtagagcaacatCCTGGGGCACAAAAGTTCATAGTAagtacccaagccttgagttcaagccccaggagagataaaagaaaaaaaaagttatttgtttCTAGGATAGGAGAAAGCAGACATGATATTCAATGTACCTGTGTGAACATGGAACAAGCAACTTGAGAGAATGGAGTAGGGCTGGGAGAGATGGTTGGGATGActgaactgacatgttgaattgaaacctttttaTACAAATAacgataattttaaataaatatttgcttctgTGCTAGACATTtagactttttcctttttttagagaaaatatttttatttttaatactttttgcaCACAACTCGAGTGAGTGCCAATCAGCGATGAGCCagcaggaagtcccgcccaccACGgggaggaagtcccgcccccggcAAAATGAACTCTATTTCC carries:
- the Slc1a6 gene encoding excitatory amino acid transporter 4 isoform X1 gives rise to the protein MSSHGNSLFLRESGLRLGRAGWLGRTREGLHRRALRLRLRLQTTTREHVRRFLRRNAFILLTVSAVIIGVSLAFALRPYQLTYRQIKYFSFPGELLMRMLQMLVLPLIVSSLVTGMASLDNKATGRMGMRAAVYYMVTTVIAVFIGILMVTIIHPGKGSKEGLHREGRIETVPTADAFMDLVRNMFPPNLVEACFKQFKTQYSTRVVTRMVVRTENGSEPGASATPLSLVDNESSIMENVTRALGTLQEMLSFEETVPVPGSANGINALGLVVFSVAFGLVIGGMKHKGRVLRDFFDSLNEAIMRLVGIIIWYAPVGILFLIAGKILEMEDMAVLGGQLGMYTLTVIVGLFLHAGGVLPLIYFLVTHRNPFPFIGGLLQALITAMGTSSSSATLPITFRCLEECLGVDRRITRFVLPVGATVNMDGTALYEALAAIFIAQVNNYELNLGQITTISITATAASVGAAGIPQAGLVTMVIVLTSVGLPTEDITLIIAVDWFLDRLRTMTNVLGDSIGAAVIEHLSQQELDLQEAELTLPSLGKPYKSLMAQEKGASRGRGGHESAM
- the Slc1a6 gene encoding excitatory amino acid transporter 4 isoform X2, whose amino-acid sequence is MSSHGNSLFLRESGLRLGRAGWLGRTREGLHRRALRLRLRLQTTTREHVRRFLRRNAFILLTVSAVIIGVSLAFALRPYQLTYRQIKYFSFPGELLMRMLQMLVLPLIVSSLVTGMASLDNKATGRMGMRAAVYYMVTTVIAVFIGILMVTIIHPGKGSKEGLHREGRIETVPTADAFMDLVRNMFPPNLVEACFKQFKTQYSTRVVTRMVVRTENGSEPGASATPLSLVDNESSIMENVTRALGTLQEMLSFEETVPVPGSANGINALGLVVFSVAFGLVIGGMKHKGRVLRDFFDSLNEAIMRLVGIIIWYAPVGILFLIAGKILEMEDMAVLGGQLGMYTLTVIVGLFLHAGGVLPLIYFLVTHRNPFPFIGGLLQALITAMGTSSSSATLPITFRCLEECLGVDRRITSITATAASVGAAGIPQAGLVTMVIVLTSVGLPTEDITLIIAVDWFLDRLRTMTNVLGDSIGAAVIEHLSQQELDLQEAELTLPSLGKPYKSLMAQEKGASRGRGGHESAM